A single window of Calditrichota bacterium DNA harbors:
- a CDS encoding T9SS type A sorting domain-containing protein — translation MKSAQHITSAVLIGLLLVVLVPGFAVAQAYDLFFVPNSEFERNLDGWFFIFVENSEVDNRMGTASWSAQYGGSLHLTASGQPLGSAGVAAGINTFLCPGDTIICRYTMPSSGQIHLNLGGTIRPEWSQSVSSRATGTREFAMVINKVYLPGTLFGVHLSAWNDSPEAWIHSVRIGRGGGEWLRAPGSGYEPPPIPSQSLLNPPFPNPTNAGAQIKFNLVRPSSAAMRIYDVQGRLIRDFSAKPYGVGEHTVVWDGKSDSGMPVTSGTYFYELEADGQRHLRQAVILK, via the coding sequence ATGAAGAGCGCACAACACATCACATCTGCGGTCCTCATCGGGTTGCTGCTGGTCGTCCTCGTGCCTGGCTTCGCCGTCGCGCAGGCATATGACCTATTCTTCGTTCCAAATTCGGAGTTCGAACGGAATTTGGACGGCTGGTTCTTCATATTCGTGGAGAACTCGGAAGTTGACAACAGGATGGGAACGGCATCCTGGTCAGCCCAGTATGGCGGAAGCTTGCATCTGACGGCAAGCGGACAGCCGCTGGGCAGCGCCGGTGTGGCGGCAGGCATCAATACTTTCCTCTGTCCTGGAGACACGATCATCTGCCGTTATACTATGCCAAGTTCTGGTCAGATTCACCTGAATTTGGGTGGCACTATACGACCGGAGTGGAGCCAGTCGGTTAGTTCCCGGGCGACAGGAACCCGGGAATTTGCGATGGTCATCAATAAGGTGTATCTACCCGGGACCCTATTTGGGGTTCATTTATCCGCTTGGAACGACAGTCCTGAGGCTTGGATTCACAGCGTAAGAATTGGCCGAGGCGGAGGGGAGTGGTTAAGAGCTCCCGGCAGCGGATACGAACCCCCCCCCATTCCCTCGCAAAGCCTTCTCAATCCTCCCTTCCCCAACCCCACCAATGCCGGCGCACAGATCAAGTTCAATCTGGTGAGACCCTCCAGCGCCGCAATGCGCATCTACGATGTCCAAGGGCGTCTGATCAGGGATTTCTCAGCGAAGCCCTATGGCGTTGGCGAGCATACTGTGGTCTGGGACGGAAAGTCGGACAGTGGAATGCCGGTAACCAGCGGGACTTATTTCTATGAACTGGAAGCCGACGGACAAAGGCATCTCAGGCAGGCTGTCATCTTGAAGTAG
- a CDS encoding AbrB/MazE/SpoVT family DNA-binding domain-containing protein: MTKNLVKHGNSWALVLDRPIMELLQFEPETPLELITNGDVLVVHPRRDPERQKQFKVALGKINRKYGRTLKRLAE, translated from the coding sequence ATGACGAAGAACCTCGTCAAACACGGCAACAGTTGGGCTCTGGTGCTCGACAGGCCGATAATGGAATTGCTGCAATTCGAGCCTGAAACTCCATTGGAGCTGATCACCAATGGCGATGTCTTGGTGGTGCATCCAAGGCGCGACCCGGAACGACAGAAGCAATTCAAGGTCGCACTGGGCAAGATCAACCGGAAGTATGGCCGCACATTGAAACGGCTGGCCGAATAG
- a CDS encoding type II toxin-antitoxin system death-on-curing family toxin, producing the protein MKFLGIDEVLEIHRDQIQRYGGMDGIREPELLESAIAMPMAQFGGVFLHPDLFAMAAAYLFHIAQNHPFVDGNKRVATVAALLFLMLNGKEITATEQDLEEMVMSVARGELGKEGIAAFFAGNTTDSVK; encoded by the coding sequence ATCAAGTTTCTCGGCATCGATGAAGTCCTCGAAATCCACCGGGACCAGATTCAGCGTTATGGCGGTATGGACGGTATTCGGGAGCCTGAGTTGCTTGAATCGGCAATTGCGATGCCGATGGCGCAATTTGGCGGCGTCTTCCTGCACCCTGACCTGTTTGCAATGGCTGCCGCCTATCTCTTCCACATCGCGCAAAATCATCCGTTTGTCGACGGCAACAAACGAGTGGCAACGGTGGCGGCACTGCTCTTCCTGATGCTGAACGGCAAGGAAATCACGGCGACCGAGCAAGACCTCGAAGAGATGGTGATGAGCGTTGCCCGGGGAGAACTCGGCAAAGAGGGGATCGCCGCCTTCTTCGCGGGCAACACCACCGATTCGGTTAAGTAG